A segment of the Chaetodon trifascialis isolate fChaTrf1 chromosome 2, fChaTrf1.hap1, whole genome shotgun sequence genome:
cctctcgatgtggaggagcagcgactctactctgagctgctcccgggtgacagagctcctcaccctatctctaacagagcgccctgccaccctgcggaggaaactcatttcagccgttTGTATCTGGGAtctcgttctttcggtcatgacccaaagttcatgaccataggtgagggtaggaacatagattgaccggtaaatcgagagcttcgcctttcggctcagctccttcttcaccacgacagaccagtacagcgaccgcattactgtagctgctgcaccaatccgcctgtcaatctcacgctccatccttccctcactcgtgaacaggatcccaagatacttaaactcctccacctgaggcaggaactctcccccaacctgaagggagcaagccacctttttctggtcgagaaccatggccttgGACTTGGAGGttctgactctcatcccagctgcttcacactcggctgcgaaccgccccagtgcatgctgaaggtcctggctcgagggagccaacaagacaacatcatctgcgaaaagcagagacgaaatctgccggctcctAAACCGAACCCCCTCTGGCCCCTGGCTGtacctagaaattctgtccataaaaatgatgaacagaattggtgacaaagggcagccctgctggAGTCCAACATGCTCTGGGAACAGGTCtaacttactgccggcaatgcagaccaagctcctgctctggttgtacagggactgtacagccctcaacagagggcctccaaccccatactcctggagcacctcccacagaatgatgTGAGagacacggtcgaatgccttctccaagtccacaaagcacatgtggactggttgggcaaactctcatgaaccctcaagcaccctgtcTATaccagtaccctggaatagactttcccaggaaggctgaggagtgtgatcccccaatagttggaacacaccctgtggtccccctttttaaaaaaagggaccaccaccccagtctgccagtccagaggcactgtccctgACTGTCACGTGATGTTGCAGAGGcacagtcctacaacatccagagacttgaggtactcagggcggatctcatccacccccggtgctttaccactgaggagcttgcaaactacctcagttGTTAAGGACTCGAATCACAcagaaggccaggacccagaatgcagagacaaaaaactCCGGTTTTTATTGTCTGAGTATAAAGTAACAAATGATACAACCAAAATctccacaaggggaaaaaactcCTAAACTAAGGCAAAAGGCGACtgaacagaaatctccactaGGGGAATAAGGcacaaaacaaagttacaacaaaaaatcaccttgTAAGGGAGAAAAACTCAGCTAGAGTAAGTTAAATCAAAAATCACCTGCAAACAGGGACAACACTGGAGAAGACAGCGATTTAGAAAACTCGAGATTCTAACTACTAAGACCATGCGCGGTGAGACACAAAGGGCTGGACGAAAATCATCTGGCGATGAGGAGAGAGCGGGGCCGGCTTAAGAAGCCGCACGCTGATGAGCGCTGATGCGGCTCAGGTGCGTCTCAGCAGCGCAGCCAGAGAGCACTCGACCCAGCTCCCGCCTCGCTCTAACTGCtgaggagaagtgagagaggaaacaagcaaaaaacacaaacacaaacacataacatcagtgacttcagtcccagtgatggatgaatcaacctccaagtccccagtctctgcttcctcgacagaagacatgacagtgggattgaggagatcctcgaagtattccttccaccgcccaacaatatccccagtcgaagtcaacagctccccatctccactgtaaacagtgttgacagaaagctgcttccccttcctgaggcatcgaatggtttgccagaatttcctcgaggccgactgGTAGTCCTCCTCTATGGCCTCCCCAAATTCCTCCCAGACctgagtttttgcttctacaactgactgagctgccgcacgcttggcctgctgGTAtccgtcagctgcctcaggagtcccatgaaccaaccaggcccgataggactccttcagcttgacagcatcccttactttacggccacagctacggacggctgcagTCATTATATCATATTATTACAGGAAATAACATCTCTTCATACAAGAAAGTAATGGATTTACAATGAACCATTTAgaggaaaaacatcacaaaCTTCATGCCTAATTCCAACCATAACCCTGGCCTTAGTAAAAGCACACAACAAGTGTGCACACTTGTGTGTTAATTTGAATGAATCCAACTCAATGAGCTGCTCTTTGTATCCTCGGACATCACCTCCAGAGCAGCATTCTGAGAGAACGGCATTAATAAGATTTGTAGCTGCAGGCCGGAGTGAATAAACAGCTCATTTTCCATTTATAGCACAATGAAACAATAAGCTGaagtcattattattatcatcaacATTCTTTCGTGTGATAATGATGAAACAGCTCCTGCAGTGATCATTGTGACATAGATGTTGAGTCACAGACGGTTTGGGTGGTTTTGAGAGAGCTGTAGACTTCTTCATCCTTCATAAATAGGTGTAGTGACTGGTAGACTCCATCAGTATCTGCAGGGCCCTGTGAGGACATaatgtgtttgatttatgtTATTAGACTCCGACCAAATTGAAATGGTAAAAGAAAACATTCTAtcaaaatgtcattgaaattgAAAGACAATGCACTGGTGCAACATCTCTCCAAATGGCACAAATTATCAAAGTGATCATTTAAATAATAGTAAGTTTTCTAATTTTGTAGTCCATATCTATATGAAGATATGTGAATTTCTCTCTCTGAGGATCAATGAAGTCATATCTTAGATTCCGCTCATCTTGAGATACAGCTGGTGACACGCACACAATTAAAATGCCAAGTTTTTCATGAGGGGCAGCAGTAAATGTTTTAATCGGGGTACAAAGTCTCTGGGTTTTCTATATAACGCCAGCAGCCCACATTGCACTTCAGGTATTGCAGCTAGACATGTAGTCACTGTGTTGATGACAGTGTTACTATTTACTGCTTGTCTTAAAAAGAGAAGgtacagatgaaaaaaataaaataaaatgcacattttacatGAAGACATTTGAGAGATGAACCTTGTTTTGCTTGAGGAAAGCACATTTGGCTTCCAGTGCAATGAGTGATGTTAATAAAATAAGTCAAGGTGTCCAGCTACGACAGGTCTTATTTCAAGGAATTCTTGTTTTGTGTAGTAAATTCAATCATAAACCAACTGACAGTCAACACAAGGAATGGATTAATTTAAATTATTCCTATTTCTAGATAACAAGGCTCCACACAGACCAAAGCCTGAATAGTCTGGCTAACTGATTTTGAACCTATGACTTTGAAGCCGCCACACCAGCTGATGGCTGGTAATGTTCTTCTACAGATGTGCTGTAGGACACGTTGGACAAAATCGTGCAAACAAGCAGGAGGGACGTCACAGCCGTGACAGAGAGTGATCTACAAATATGTTAAACCTGTGTCACAGGTACAAATGGATCCTCAAATACATCACTTTACATGCATTTTTGTGGTGAAACCTTTTACATTTGTAAAACCTTTAACATATTTATGTGAaagtaaaatgtgtttacagAGTAAATTTATGCATATTTGCAAATCGCTCTGTATTTTTGTGGATATGACTTTGCACAGCACAAAAAAGTACATTACAACTATTAAAGCCCAATAAAATCTTCCATACTGCTGAACCCAAGAATCTCACAGATCCGCATGCAGCTGGAGACACTGTGAACAGTGGACACTGTAAAATACCTCCTTCAATGACACATTTGACCAATAATGCTAGTGAGACATGTAGTTGTTGCAGCATCTTGCAAATGTTAAACATATTGGTGCATTTGAGACTTTCACTCTCACAGACATTGTAAAAAAGCAataacattgaaaaaaaaaatctttttcaaaGACTTGATCTACTCCATCCTGAACTGCATGAACATGAgacacaagaaaagaaaacaaggggCAGTATTTAAGCATCGGTGTGGGAGATCCAGCAAGAAACATCAAACACGTGGTTTAAGATTGAAAATGGCAAAACTCACCTCTCCTGCGTCTGGTTGCTGGGTGTTAACAatcactgaaaaacatgcagGGAAGCATTTACTTATCTCACCGACCAAAATAATGGTCATTGGATGGATACTGTATGTGATAGATTACATAATGGTACAGTGACGTTCCtggatgttttggtgtcctACAGGCAAACTCAGCACTTTTCATAACGATTTTACCGCACTTATTGTAATGAGTTATGTTGCCATACCATGCAGTGCTAATCTCAATCCCAGTTTATTCAAGTATTTATAGAAGAACTGATATTAAAAGTTCTATCCTTGCATATCCAACATTATTACTCTTTTAGATTTAGAGCCTCATTATGGGGGGTAAAACATTTGTCGCCTATACCATTAACCACTGCTGTATACATTTGGTTTGTGTGTCTTACTTTGTTGTTTCTTGATCACCTTCCTGGTAAGCATCAGTGCAGCCACCACTAAGATTATTATCAAAATGAAACCTGCAATCAAATATGGTCCATGGCCTGgccaaagagagaaaaaggagaaagattAGCAGGTTGATCATACTTTAAACTGCAGCTCTCTCCTCACAGAGGTAAGTCAATACCACTAATTTCTGAATGACCTGAcacctgtcagaggagaggaaataacATGGAAACGTTTTGCTTTTATGCATCTGGTCATTGGTGTCATCTTCTTTCctgttaaatatataaataaaattgttCATGTGACACGTTCAGATGAGAGGTCTTCATACCAGCTCCTTGTGCTGCTGATGCAGGAGTTGTTGTAgaatggatgatggatgatgtgGAAGCATCAGGAATGATATCTGTGCTGCTTGAAGACACCGTGGAGCTGGTTACATCAAATGCTTTTGGAGTTGTCTTGGGACCTGAACACTCAGCAGAAAATAACAGACAGTATATcataatcaactatttggataTTTGGACAGTTATTACTTTTCACAAaggagaggttttttttttgtttgttttttttgaagaaAGTAATAAAAAGCATAAACTTACCATCTGTAACTTTAAGATTCATCTCTATCAGTGCATCACGGCCAAACCTCTCTACTCCACAATAATATCTCTTTGAGTCTGACTTTTGGAGATTAGTGAAGGTGACAAATGCATCTGCTGCACTGTTAAATAACTGTATCCCATTCCTGTGTTTAGTCTGTCCAATGGCTGCTTTGACgatgatgtgtttgtctgtcaaGCATGGAGCTTCACAGAAGTACTTAACGTTAGATTTTACATCAGTGAAAGTGTTCCAGTCGGAGCATTTGATCGTCACATTTTGCCCAACATGTCCCTTTATGTTGAGGTACTTCATCCCCACAACAGTCAGAGCTACAAGCAGACATAAAGGAAACATTGTCATTATGTCAATTCATAAACAAATTCAGATatgcacacatctgcacacacaatgAATAAATTACttattttgcaaaaaaaaaatcatctaaCAGCTGCAGCATTTACAGACAAGTTACAGTAAGTGTGATTATAAAGGAGATAAACTCACCAGAAAGAAGACAAGAGTACGCataaaatgttatcatagtGAAAATAAAGTGCAAGTAAGTGGACAGGAATCATCAGGTCAACCCAACCACAGGCTTTTATTCAAGACTTCCCCTTCCCTTTCCTCTTGCCCCTTCAGAAGCCGAGGCTCCTCCCTTtcctttgaacacacacacacacacacacacacacacacacacacacacacacacacacacacacacacacacacacacacacacacacacacacacacacacacacacacacacacacacacacacacgtcaatgTTTAACATTCCAACTTAACAGAGGCCCCATTTATACTCATAAGGACAAAATCCAGATGAGATTTGACACTTTCATtgacacatacatgcatacttACATGTGTCCCATGAGCACAAATCTGGatgcaaaacattttaattttcctgGCCCACCTTCAAATCAGGGTCAGCTGAACAGTGAACAGTGGTGGTTATGCACCTGAAGCTGATAACTGTATGATGTATAAAAACTAATCTATGATCTTCATGGGTTCTCGACCACCcatgcagataaacacagacagCTCAGAATGCATTTCAAACCACTTCCTATATGGCTTGAGATGTGGGCATTCATTTATATGTAGCTTTTGACCTGCCCAAGATGCATGAAGTGACTAAGTGTGAATGAGGTCAGAGTGTTGTTTGGTGTGAGAGGGCTGCAGATGGCATCCATGTTGACTTGGTTCAACTGTTTGATTTACATAACTATTACTGAGCAGTttactaagaaaaaaaaagtttaaacattgtagaaaagaaagacaacactACTTCAAAATACATGACACAGTAATGCAAACAGTTGCACGGATAATATACCTTCAGAGCAATTCAATGGAACAAATTTGACCCAAATAATGTTGAATAAATTTGAACACTTAATAAATTAATTGATCAGTCAGTTAAAATTATGACGCTTGCTCTATGTTTTGAAACTAGAATAAAATTACTCAGTGACTTTTTTCCATGACGAAGACAAGATGATGACGACAGCTCGAACGTCACttcaatcaggagagacaaGTGAATGAAGTAAGGATAACTGTTTATTATACAGGCGATATGTGAAATTAGTGTAGTCAGAAGTCTATGCCGCTTAGACTATATAAGGAGATTTTTTGTAATCAAGGTGTTGGCACTGAGCCGAAGTCAGAAAAAAATTCTCCCCACAGAGTCCAGACATTGGCGGCAGTGGTGGCTGATGAGGCAGATGAATTGATAAAGCTGATGAATATGTGAAAGACTTGGTGATGAcggagaggtggaggggtgtGCATAACAGCAGCATGATTGAACTAAAACAGAGCGAGAGAATCGTATTTAAAAAGATGACTGGCTAACAATGAAGgtgtgtcactgtgctgttgGACAGATGACCAGCTGAAATCTCAACTGGCAGCTCCAGACAATGACAGCAAGGAAATAATGAGTGTGCATGCTTTGAGTGACTGCAGGCCTACTGTAAGCATGCAAAAGAAGAGTGTTCCTGACTGAACTTCATCTGGAGCTTCATATGAATCAGGCGAGACAGCTGAATGAAGGTAATTGTTTATTAAACAGATGATATGTGAAATGACTTTAGTCAGAAGTCTTTGTTGCTTTGACTCTACggggagatttttttgtgaTCAAATGTCtgccctgagcagcagccagataAATCCCCCCAAAATAAGAGGTTTGAGGTCAAGTGATTAAAATCAACAgtgtaaaatgaatgaacagacagaaacagaatgaTAGACAGAGCCAAAAGCAAAACGACAGACAGAGATCAGCACACAAACTTCATTTTGAACAGCTCAGTCATTTCTAAATGTGCAATCTAAAAATCACTTGAGCAAGAGCAAAGGGAGCCAAGACAAAGTACCACAGTGGACAACTGACGATCTGGTGAATAGTGGAGTGCAGAACTGGGGTTTATGCACTGAACAGGTTGATTATtgatgagcctcaggtgtgcaggtgggccGGCAGCAGGAGGGAACAGGTGACCACGCCCAGCTCggctcagacacacagagagggagagagacgacACCCATGTAACACAAGAGACGGGATACCAAGGCAACACAGGAAGCTCAATCCTGACACAAAATGTGTCCAGTCAGAAAAATAGCTTAGCCAGCAATTGCTAGAAGGTTCCCAACTTTCATGACAAGGCTTGCAAAACTGCACCCATTAGACCACAAACTGCATCTGATAAGATTTGATCCTGCGTCCCCAATCTGATACATTTCAAGTACATGTCAAGTGTTTTACTAGGGAAAGCGTATGACACTCatgatgaaaatattaataCCTTATGCCACTGAGTCACTTGCTGGGGACCCCCAGCACCCACTTGAGAACCCCTGGGAGTCCAAGGACCCCACTTAGACAACCACAGTGCAACAATGGCCTGTTAGCAATGAATAGCATTGGCCAGCAATGGGTAATGGTTAGCAGTGACCTGAAAAGCTAGTAAGTTTGATTTTAGCTATAGCTACAGTACAGGTTTGACATATATAGAGATTGAGTTTAGGCAATTAACTCTCAATTGCCTCTCCTTTAATGGTTCATTTATTAATCGTACCTGAAATTCAGCAATAAAAGGAAGACAGTGTTGACCTGAGAATTAGTAATTAAGGGGTGCAGGTTAATAAATAGTTGAACAACATACCACGCCACTGAACACCACTTCCAGCTCCGAGCAGCAGCAATTGCTTACCTTGAGCTTCCAGTGGCATCGGGTCGTACAAAGGAGGCGTCAGCAGAGGATGATCGACGGCTCAGTTGTTGAAGGAAAGCTGTTGATACACTTGGTTGCAGCATTTATCTTATTTGAACGATAGTAAAACCAAGATTTGGTCATAGGGTTTTTATCTGAGGTCAGAAAGAGAGGTTCACCAGGGTTAGACGATGAGTATGAGTAtcgcttcttcttctcctcttggtACAGAATCAGCTGATCAGTCGTGAGTAAATGTTCTCCACGTCAGACCTTATTTGGAAAAGGTGTTCCACATTCACTCTTTTGAAAAACCACCCCAAGTGAAcgtaaaacaaaacagaggacatttttttcaaattttgccATTTCTGTCAATCTTTTCAAATGTGCTTCTTCAAAGTGCCGTGAAAATatgctgatggaaacacagctatACTGACAATGACTGTCAAAGCGTGAGTGCAGAGGTATTAGGAGGCTTTCTTTAACTTCCGTCCCTCTCTTTTGGAGGTCAAAGCTTTAGAGTATGACGCATGACCACTCTTTGACAACTTTGAAGGCAACAAAGGGTCGTTATGAATTTCAACCACTGCTGGCAtttctcccagcatgcacctccTATAAGGCCTCCAGCTAAAGTGTGAACATTTAGGTATGTGCtaatcttttctgtttttcctcattccAGTTGAGGTGGCGGTAAAGTtcacttctctgtctgtttttttacaCTTGGATTTGATGTCGAATCATTGTTTCCTTGAACAGTTTTCCATTATAGGAAGCAGGCCATGCCAATCAGTCACGTCCGTTCCAGGGGGAGAAATGTGCTGCTCTCAaatgccttttctttttctttgtgaagttaAACATTGCTGACTTTAAGTGTACTGAATTCTGGATGCAATCCTCAAAACCCCTCCAACAGGATGAATTTGGAGCCGCAGCAAAGATCAATTTAAGAGAAGTGACCCTCAAAACCGgagaagcaaaacaaatgagGGACATGAGCGCTTACAGGAGAAACCTCAGTGCAACCTGAGTGACAAAGaatgagaagagaagaagaataatCCTGAGTGTCAAAATTGAGATGTAGTTGAGAAACATAATGTTCTACATAGGTCTGACTCTCCTGTTCACTTAATTAAGAAATACTGGAATTaagaaagacattttcatgGATCCATATTTTGAATGTTTGAACTCCCTTTTACTGTTGTGATGTCCATCAATGCTATACTCTCATTTCATGACTGTGCGTCCAATCATAGAGAGGGTTGTGTGCTGTACGACTGTAAAATGAGGAATCAGGGGaactgtttgttttcccttgGTCAGTTGCTGTAAACAACAGATATCCCACACAGTTTCCGAGCTTATGGACTGCACATCAGCCTGTAACGTCCTGCAGATGTAGGACTAGATCACACAGATCATCGGGACATTTTaaacttttatttcctttccaCATCACTGAACTCCCTCAGGACCACCATACTTCACTCTGTGCTATCCTCACATACAAGTCCAGGTTTCTGGAGCAACAAgaagattatttttttcataatcAGATTTCTATAATGCTCACCATATAATCAAACTGAGTGCAAAATCAGTGCTTCAGTCATGTAAACAGCGTTATTTCGGGAAGTCATCAATTCATGCATTCATAAACAGATTATTCCTTTTTCCTGTTAGTAGCATTAATGTCGCCGTATTGCATGCTTGCTAACATCAAACACTAAACTTAATGAAACActaaaatgagcagaaatgtaaccaaaacagagctgttgATGCATGTCATCACACATAGCTAACACGGTGTACAGGCTTTTGAAAACTCCAGAAGTGTTTTCACCTTATTAAAGAACATAAGCAGCCCTATTTCCCAGGGATTGagactctcctctccttcacaaGACTGCCAGTGTGCTGTGGTAGGTATATTTATGAAGGATGAGAGAAGCTGATTGAAGAGGCCATGAATGATGCCAGCCCTCACAGCAACAACTGATAATTCAGTCCTCCCACTTCAAACCATTTCACAATTGTGCCTCTGCTTatgaaatgaccaaaaataTGTCGGCCATTCATGGAAACAGAGAGCGCCTTAtctcacctccacctctccaccatCATTCCACCTCTTTCCATTTCATCTCCTAtcccctcctttcttctctcgtACATTGTGATTAACCAATTCTGCTGTCCTTGGTAATGTGTCTCAGCGTGcaaggaggaaatgaaggaatattatctctgtcctctgctggctTTGATAGTGCTTGTCGTTCAAATACACACTTTCATCATTCACTGACGATCCAGGgcctttgctttgtttgtgtgagtatgtgtgtgtgtgtctgtgtgtgtct
Coding sequences within it:
- the LOC139336836 gene encoding CMRF35-like molecule 1, translating into MITFYAYSCLLSALTVVGMKYLNIKGHVGQNVTIKCSDWNTFTDVKSNVKYFCEAPCLTDKHIIVKAAIGQTKHRNGIQLFNSAADAFVTFTNLQKSDSKRYYCGVERFGRDALIEMNLKVTDAECSGPKTTPKAFDVTSSTVSSSSTDIIPDASTSSIIHSTTTPASAAQGAGHGPYLIAGFILIIILVVAALMLTRKVIKKQQMIVNTQQPDAGEGPADTDGVYQSLHLFMKDEEVYSSLKTTQTVCDSTSMSQ